The following proteins come from a genomic window of Rutidosis leptorrhynchoides isolate AG116_Rl617_1_P2 chromosome 10, CSIRO_AGI_Rlap_v1, whole genome shotgun sequence:
- the LOC139871443 gene encoding uncharacterized protein, whose translation METRRNSTTVVGFTLLPSELIHYIIIRLALPDIFNLKSVNKFITSVISDQDFTRDYNHQIKSSTWLFVYKKRWHRDPVVVHGYTRSSERWFKVVIGDILKPVTPPGEDLYFLTASGNFFLFALNCSREVISVNFMTRVVKKIPHSPLGPRGTSSWRRSGIKLLAGPFDSGQFRFLFAEMVDHNPTLFEYDSRTNKWKTTIARENVVNQSCINGKDENRTLLSASNGARRSVVISVDNVTNEPMVVRPVFSGVLEDGELAVGFSWGSVINRLHVYGDGHMMIVRSGPESVEDANRGIRVVKGVELWGLSPSGRQWAIISKVQNELIDEFKKPYAVMMGCLEKREGTIRAILMSNFDGVWDIIWLSFDFEKSIWAWIPIPEFKMDGSNMAGVTFSSGLTMT comes from the coding sequence ATGGAAACTCGCCGGAATTCAACCACCGTCGTTGGTTTCACTCTCCTTCCATCGGAGCTCATCCATTACATAATTATCCGGCTAGCTTTACCCGATATTTTCAACTTAAAATCCGTTAACAAATTCATAACGTCCGTTATCTCTGACCAAGATTTTACCCGTGATTATAATCACCAAATTAAGTCATCCACTTGGTTGTTTGTATACAAGAAACGGTGGCACCGTGATCCCGTGGTGGTTCACGGTTACACCCGATCATCGGAACGATGGTTCAAAGTGGTGATCGGAGATATATTAAAACCGGTTACTCCACCCGGTGAAGATCTTTACTTTTTAACCGCTTCGGGTAATTTTTTCCTTTTTGCTTTGAATTGTAGCCGGGAAGTTATTTCGGTTAATTTTATGACTAGAGTTGTTAAAAAAATCCCTCATAGCCCATTGGGCCCACGTGGCACATCATCATGGAGGCGGTCGGGTATTAAATTGTTAGCGGGCCCGTTTGATTCGGGTCAATTTCGGTTTTTGTTTGCCGAGATGGTTGATCATAATCCGACTTTGTTCGAGTATGATTCTAGAACGAATAAGTGGAAGACAACGATAGCAAGGGAAAACGTCGTAAATCAATCGTGTATCAATGGCAAAGACGAAAATCGGACACTTTTAAGCGCGTCAAACGGGGCAAGGAGAAGTGTTGTTATTTCGGTTGATAATGTGACCAATGAGCCCATGGTTGTACGACCCGTATTTTCGGGAGTTCTTGAGGATGGCGAATTAGCCGTTGGATTCAGTTGGGGAAGCGTGATCAATCGGTTACATGTATACGGTGATGGACATATGATGATCGTTCGATCAGGGCCCGAAAGTGTAGAGGATGCGAACCGAGGGATTCGGGTTGTAAAAGGGGTTGAGTTATGGGGGTTGAGCCCAAGTGGAAGGCAATGGGCCATTATTTCAAAGGTACAAAATGAGTTGATTGATGAATTTAAGAAACCATATGCGGTTATGATGGGATGTTTGGAGAAAAGAGAAGGGACAATTAGGGCCATTTTGATGTCAAATTTTGATGGTGTTTGGgatattatttggttaagttttgatTTTGAAAAGTCAATATGGGCTTGGATACCCATTCCTGAATTTAAGATGGATGGCTCAAACATGGCTGGTGTCACCTTTTCCTCTGGGCTTACAATGACTTAG
- the LOC139872539 gene encoding pentatricopeptide repeat-containing protein At5g55740, chloroplastic encodes MSSLQCHVIPINHSPLISKSPTSQTQLILKPQKHHQILYNNYFKHISSFCKDGKLQEAVNILLELDSQSFNIGPDVYSDLLQGCVYERNLSLGQQIHSRIIKKGETLVKNEYIETKLVVFYAKCDLFDAALSLFNKVEKNVFSWAAVIGIYCRMGLFENGLLGFCEMIENGFKGDNFIVPIVLKACGGLLYIGFGKGVHGYVLKMGFKDCVFVGSSLVDMYGKCGDLISARKVFDDMVERNVVTWNSMMVSYAQNGMYEEAIRVFRDMIIEGIQPSVVSLVSFLSASANLYAIDEGKQGHSIAILNGLDLGSIVGTSLINLYSKTGLIKDAEKVFSNMKKKDVVAWNLMVSCYVQYKQIDKMINLCRKMLSEGLKFDSVTLTSIITIAGDIQNLKIGKVAHCHCVRNDLMSDVTVASCIIDMYAKCNKIHEARRVFSSLQVKDLVLWNTLLAAYAELGSSGETLKLFYEMQLEGVSPNVVSWNSVILAFLRNGQVKEAMVSFYEMERNGIEANLITHAILITGLVQNGLVDEAIGIFQEMQQKGIKPNIVCIVCVLSACKNSASLQLGRAVHAYVLRHEMHMNVVMVTSIVDMYAKCGNINQARMVFDIFMIKELALYNAMISGYALHGCYLEALEIFKRLKDEGLEPDSITFTSILSLCRHCGFIIEGLEIFVDMIVKHNVTPSLEHYGCVVSLLSKCGNLEAFRLVKSMPFEPDSYMLGSLLDCCKYHNELDLAEYLTENLAKLEPSNSGNFVALSNAYAANGMWDEVFDLRRFMKEKGIRKNPGCSWVQVGTKHHVFVANDRSKSQSDEIYSTLALLRMEMQADSNL; translated from the coding sequence ATGTCTTCACTTCAATGTCATGTAATTCCAATAAATCACTCTCCTCTCATCTCAAAATCCCCCACTTCACAAACCCAATTAATACTAAAACCCCAAAAACACCATCAAATTCTGTACAACAATTACTTCAAACACATTTCATCTTTCTGTAAAGATGGAAAATTACAAGAAGCTGTCAACATTCTTCTTGAATTAGACTCACAAAGTTTCAATATTGGACCAGATGTTTACAGTGATTTGCTTCAAGGTTGTgtttatgaaagaaatctttctttAGGTCAACAAATTCATTCAAGAATTATCAAAAAGGGTGAGACTTTAGTTAAGAATGAGTATATTGAAACCAAATTAGTTGTTTTTTATGCAAAATGTGATCTTTTTGATGCAGCTTTAAGTTTGTTTAATAAAGTTGAGAAAAATGTGTTTTCTTGGGCTGCAGTTATTGGAATTTATTGTAGAATGGGGCTATTTGAAAATGGGTTGTTAGGGTTTTGTGAAATGATTGAAAATGGGTTTAAAGGTGATAACTTTATTGTTCCAATTGTGTTAAAAGCTTGTGGTGGTCTTTTGTATATTGGGTTTGGGAAAGGGGTCCATGGTTATGTGTTGAAAATGGGGTTTAAAGATTGTGTTTTTGTGGGTAGTAGTCTTGTAGATATGTATGGCAAATGTGGTGATTTGATAAGTGCGCGAAAAGTTTTCGATGATATGGTTGAAAGAAATGTAGTTACATGGAATTCGATGATGGTAAGTTATGCTCAAAATGGAATGTACGAAGAAGCAATTCGTGTTTTTCGTGATATGATAATCGAAGGGATTCAACCAAGTGTTGTTAGTTTGGTGAGCTTTCTTTCGGCTTCAGCTAATCTTTATGCTATTGATGAAGGTAAACAAGGTCATTCGATTGCTATTTTAAACGGGTTAGATCTAGGTAGCATTGTAGGTACATCATTGATTAATCTATATTCAAAGACTGGTTTGATCAAAGATGCTGAAAAAGTATTTAGTAATATGAAAAAGAAAGATGTTGTAGCTTGGAATTTAATGGTTTCATGTTATGTACAGTATAAACAGATCGATAAAATGATAAATTTATGTAGAAAAATGTTATCAGAAGGCTTAAAATTTGATTCTGTTACATTGACATCGATCATAACTATAGCAGGCGATATCCAAAATTTGAAAATAGGAAAAGTGGCACACTGTCATTGCGTTAGAAACGATCTAATGTCTGATGTAACAGTTGCAAGCTGCATTATTGATATGTATGCTAAATGTAATAAAATTCACGAGGCGAGAAGGGTATTTTCGTCATTACAAGTAAAAGATCTTGTGTTGTGGAATACATTATTGGCTGCTTACGCTGAACTCGGGTCAAGCGGCGAAACCCTAAAATTATTCTATGAAATGCAGTTAGAAGGTGTGTCACCAAATGTTGTATCCTGGAATTCAGTAATTCTTGCGTTTTTGAGAAACGGGCAAGTTAAAGAAGCCATGGTTTCGTTTTATGAAATGGAACGTAACGGGATCGAGGCAAATTTAATTACGCACGCTATTTTAATAACGGGTTTGGTTCAAAATGGTTTGGTTGATGAAGCAATTGGTATATTTCAAGAAATGCAACAAAAAGGGATCAAACCGAATATTGTATGCATAGTGTGCGTGCTTTCGGCTTGTAAAAACAGTGCAAGTTTGCAACTTGGAAGAGCTGTACACGCGTATGTTTTAAGGCATGAAATGCATATGAATGTTGTAATGGTAACTTCTATAGTGGATATGTATGCCAAATGTGGGAATATAAATCAAGCTAGAATGGTATTTGATATATTTATGATCAAAGAATTAGCGTTGTATAACGCTATGATTTCTGGTTATGCGTTACATGGTTGTTATTTAGAGGCTTTGGAGATTTTTAAGCGATTAAAAGATGAAGGTTTAGAGCCGGATAGCATAACGTTTACTAGTATTTTGTCGTTATGCAGACACTGTGGATTTATAATCGAAGGTTTGGAAATTTTTGTAGATATGATTGTGAAGCATAACGTGACGCCAAGTTTGGAACATTACGGTTGTGTGGTGAGTCTTTTATCTAAATGTGGAAATCTTGAAGCTTTTCGGCTTGTTAAAAGTATGCCTTTTGAGCCCGATTCGTATATGTTAGGATCTTTACTTGATTGTTGTAAATACCATAATGAGTTAGATCTTGCAGAGTATTTGACTGAAAATTTAGCTAAATTAGAGCCTAGTAATTCTGGAAATTTTGTAGCTTTATCGAATGCCTATGCTGCGAATGGAATGTGGGATGAAGTGTTTGATCTGAGAAGATTTATGAAAGAAAAGGGGATTAGGAAAAATCCAGGGTGTAGTTGGGTTCAAGTAGGAACAAAACATCATGTTTTTGTTGCTAATGATAGATCAAAATCACAAAGTGATGAAATTTACTCAACCTTGGCTTTATTGAGAATGGAAATGCAAGCAGATTCTAATCTTTGA